The following nucleotide sequence is from Roseivirga sp. BDSF3-8.
CCTGAGCACAATCCTCTCTACCTGGATATGTACGTTCATGAGTACTTGCGCTTTACAGGCTCATTATATGACATGCGGGGTAGCGTGCTACGCCAGCGTGTGAAAGACATGGTGCATACGGTGGGGCTGGGTCTGGAGCAGAATAAAAAGATAGGAGCGCTCAGTAAGGGCTATCGCCAGCGCGTAGGGCTGGCCCAGGCACTGCTGCACGATCCGCCGGTACTTATCCTTGATGAGCCCACCACCGGGCTGGACCCTAACCAGCTTGCAGAGATACGGGGACTTATCAAGAGCCTGAGTAGTGATAAGACGGTAATCTTCAGCACTCATATCATGCAGGAAGTGCAGGCTATGTGTGACCGGGTGATTATAATTAACCGCGGACAAATCGTTGCAGATAGCCCCGTGGCCGCCCTGAGTGGTCGTGCTGCAGGCCAGCGCCTGCTGGTAGAATTTACTGAACCTGTGGCCGATACGGTGATAGAAACAGCTCCCGGAGTAGCTGGAAGTAAGCAGGTAGGCCCTAACCTGTATGAGTTACATGCCGCCAAAGAAAGGGCAGACATCCGCGCAGATGTTTTTCGCTGGGCAGTGGGGGCAGGGCTTATCATCGTAGGCATGCAGGAGCAGAAGAGCGACCTCGAAAGTATTTTCCAGGAACTTACCGGTGCCCATATGGTGCCGAAAAATGCAGAGGCATCATGATCAGTGTCCTTAAAAAAGAAATAGACAGTTTTCTGGATTCCCTGGTGGCCTATGTGGTAATCGTTGTCTTTCTTACAGGCATTGGGCTGCTTATGTGGGTCTTTCCCGAAACCAGTGTACTGGAATATGGCTATGCAGATATGGGTACCCTGTTCTCATACGGGCCCTACGTATTCATGTTTCTGATACCCGCCATCACCATGCGCACATTTGCTGAGGAGCGGCGGGCCGGTACCATGGAGCTTTTACTTACTAAGCCTCTTTCCGACTGGCAGATTATCCTGGGTAAATACCTTTCTGCCTTTTTGCTTGTATTCTTTGCCGTACTGCCCACGCTTATCTACTATTATTCTATTTACGAATTAGGTCAGCCAGAAGGCAATGTGGATTCTGCCGGCGTATTTGGCTCCTACCTGGGGCTGCTTTTGCTCGGAGGCGTATTTGCTGCCATAGGCATTTTCTCCTCTGCGCTGGCCAGTAACCAGATAGTGGCCTTTATCATTGCGGTATTTCTCTGCTTTCTGCTATACAGCGGGCTGGGGTCATTTGCAGCTATCAATGACTGGGGAAGCCTTTCTTACTTTTTGGAGCAGGCAGGCTTGCTATACCATTACCAGGCTCTGGGCAAGGGACTGGTGGATAGCCGCAATGTAATCTACCTTATCAGTGTCATCCTGCTTATGCTTGCCCTGACCAGACTTATAATCGGATCGAGAAAATGGTAAATCTGGACAGCAAAAAAACTGAAGACCTGTTACGGTTTTTCGTGCTCTTTGCCGCACTTATTCTGGCAAATATGCTTGGTGACCGTTTCTTTTTCCGGGCAGACCTTACGGAGGAGCAGCGCTATACCATTAACGAAGCCACCAAAGAGCTACTTACCAGCCTAGAGGATCCGGTGTATGTGGAGGTTTACCTGGAAGGTGAGTTTCCCTCAGGGTTTCAGCGTTTGCAACGTAGTATACGTGAGACGTTAGAAGAGTTTCGTGCCTATGCGGGTGATAATATACAGTTTAAGTTTGTAGACCCTAACCTGGCAGCCAGTGCCAGTGGCAGGCAGGAGTTTTACCAGCGGCTGGCCAGGCTGGGAATTCAGCCTACCAATCTGTATGATACGGAAGATGGCGGCCGCACGGAAAAACTCATTTTCCCCGGTGCTCTGGTCGCTTACGGCGGAGAAGAAACCGGCGTATTACTACTGAAAGGTAACCAGGGGGCCTCTCCTGAGGAGCGGCTCAACCAGAGTGTAGAGGGACTGGAATACGAACTGGCCACAGCAATCCGCAAGGTGACCGGTGGAAGCAAGCCTCGTATTGGCTGGCTCCAGGGACATGGAGAGTCCGACAGCATCAGCTACCAGGGCGTACAGGAAGTATTGCAGGAGTTTTACCGGCTGGATAAGGCCGATCTGACTGAAAGTGAGAACCTGCTGGGCTACGATGCCATTATAATGGCCAAGCCACGCCGCGCCTTTAACCGGGACGATCGCTACAAGCTGGACCAGTACGTGATGAATGGCGGGAACCTGCTTATGTTTCTGGATGGTCTTAAGGTGGAGGAGGACAGCCTTAACCGGGAGTCATACCTGGCTTTTCCGCAGGACCTTCAATTGCGGAATATGCTCTTTCGCTATGGCGTACGTATAAACGAAGACCTGATACAGGACCTGAATGCGGCCCCTTTTCCCGTAGTAACTGGCTATATGGGTAATCAGCCACAGATCAGGCTTTTGCCCTGGCCATTTTACCCACTCATGAACCGGTACAGCAATCATCCCATTACCCGTAATCTGGATGCCGTGCTGGGAAGGTACGTTAGTAGCGTAGATACGGTAAAAGCAGAGGGCATTACCAAGACACCGCTTATTTACACCAGCCAGTATACACGGGTGCTGCCGGCGCCGGTGGAAGTAAGTTATAACTCCATGCGCCGGGATATGCAGCCGGAAAGCTTCCAGGATCCCGCACAGCCAGTTGCCTGGCTCCTTGAAGGTCCCTTTACTTCCTCATTCCGAAACCGCATATTACCTCAGGTTGCAAACAGTCGCTCTTACCGGGAAACGGGAGAGCCGGCGAAGATACTGGTGACCAGTGATGGCGATCTGCTCGCCTCTCAGCTCAGTCCCCGTACCCGGCAGCGTGTGCCCCTGGGAGTAGATCCCTACACCCAGACAGATTTTGCTAACGATGATTTCCTGCTGAATGCCCTCGCTTACATGCTGGATGAGGACGGCCTTATTGCTGCCAGGAACAAGCGCATCAGTATAAGGCCGCTGGATGCTCCCGAAGTTGAAGAAAGTGCCCTGAAATGGCAGCTATTCAACCTCCTCACGCCTGTCATCATCGTGGTATTATTTGGGGTGATAAGATATTTTTACAGAAGAAATAAATACGCCACATTCAAATGAATCGCCGACAAACCAATATGCGCCTGCTGGTTATTCTAGGTGTGCTCATCGCTGCCATTATGGTACTGGTGACCACGGATGAGAGCAGAGATCGTGTGAACATACAGAATGTGTCTTTTGCCGTGCCGGACACCGGCGCTATCCGTCAGGTGACGCTTTTTCAGCCTGATGATACGGTAAGGTTGGAACGAACCAATAGCGGCTGGCAGGTCAACGGCCAATACCCTATGGATGCTAACCTGTCTAATGTCCTTCTTTCCCTGCTGTCGCAGGTGTCCGTTCAGCGGCCTGTGGCTAGCTCGCAGGCTGAGGAAATCAGGCAAAGGCTTGACTCGGCGGGGGTAGAAGTTCAGATCATTACGGAAACCGGCGAAGAAAGCCGGTTTATCACGGGAGGTAATGCCACCCAGACATTAAGTTACTTCCTGCCACGGCAAGGCGAAACGCCGTATGTAGTGTACATTCCCGGTTATGATAGCTATGTCAGCGGTTTATTTACTATCCCTACGCAGGACTGGCGAAATAAGACCGTGCTGAATGCGGGCCCGCGCGAACTGCAGCGAATGGCGGTGAGGTACCCTGAAAATCCCGGGCAGAACTTCGAGATTACTATTGGTGATGAGGCTATCAGTGTGAGTAACGTCCAAAGACTGGATACGGCCGCCTTGTTTAACTACCTGCAGCGGGCCACCTTCTTTGAAGCAGACAATTACGTACAGCCGGGCGCTAACGCAGCTTATGACAGCCTGGCCCGGACAGAGCCTTACGCCATTGTAGAGATATACACGCTATCCGGCAGAGAGCCACAGCAGCTAAAGCTCTTTTACCGCCTCGATGAAGATGGCTACTTCCTGGGAGAAACCAGTGAAGGTGAGCTGGTACGTATACAGGCCCGCCGGCTTGTGCCTGTATTACGTCAGCGTGACTTTTTCGAAAAAGACAGGTAGCCTTTATCTACGGCTGCCATGGTACATTTCGTATTCCAGCAGGCGGCACTCTATTCGTCCGTTCATAAAGGGTATTTTGCGGCTTGTACGCAGCCCGATCTTTTTAGCCAGGTCCATATTACCGGTAAATACGTAGCCCGTATAGCCCGCTGCCTCTTGCTTAAAGAAATCCCCTATTGCTTTATAGGTAGGCTGCAGCCGCTCCGCTTCGCCCAGGCGTTCTCCGTATTCAGGGTTCATAAAGATCACACCTTCCTCCTCCGGTAGTTGCGTTTCGCGGAAGTCGCACACCTCGAAGGTGATCATATCCCTTACTCCCGCCTCGGCTGCGTTGGCTTCTGCTGCCCGTATAGCCCGCTGGTCCCGGTCTGTGGCTATGATCGTAGGCATCGGCCCCTTGCTGCCAGCCTGCCGCCTGGCCAGGTCGGTAAGCTCTTCGAACCGGGCCCTTCTGAACCACTTACAGTGCATAAATCCGAAATTGTCACGATGCAGGCCCGGGGGCTGATTTTTTGCCATCAGCGCCGCCTCTATCGCCAGGGTGCCCGATCCGCACATCGGATTTACAAAAGGCTGCTTTTTATCCCACACCGAGGCAAGAATAGTAGAGGCTGCCAGTGACTCCATCATAGGCGCCTTGTGCGGGTTTTTGCGATAGCCATGCTTGGCAATTACCTCGCCGCTGGTATCCAGGTAAATCATTCCCTCCTTTTCCGTCCAGAA
It contains:
- the gldA gene encoding gliding motility-associated ABC transporter ATP-binding subunit GldA, yielding MSVSVRQLTKTYGSQQAVDTISFEVNKGEVLGFLGPNGAGKSTTMKIATCYLPPTAGTVLVEGHDVLHQPMAVRKSVGYLPEHNPLYLDMYVHEYLRFTGSLYDMRGSVLRQRVKDMVHTVGLGLEQNKKIGALSKGYRQRVGLAQALLHDPPVLILDEPTTGLDPNQLAEIRGLIKSLSSDKTVIFSTHIMQEVQAMCDRVIIINRGQIVADSPVAALSGRAAGQRLLVEFTEPVADTVIETAPGVAGSKQVGPNLYELHAAKERADIRADVFRWAVGAGLIIVGMQEQKSDLESIFQELTGAHMVPKNAEAS
- the gldF gene encoding gliding motility-associated ABC transporter permease subunit GldF, which gives rise to MISVLKKEIDSFLDSLVAYVVIVVFLTGIGLLMWVFPETSVLEYGYADMGTLFSYGPYVFMFLIPAITMRTFAEERRAGTMELLLTKPLSDWQIILGKYLSAFLLVFFAVLPTLIYYYSIYELGQPEGNVDSAGVFGSYLGLLLLGGVFAAIGIFSSALASNQIVAFIIAVFLCFLLYSGLGSFAAINDWGSLSYFLEQAGLLYHYQALGKGLVDSRNVIYLISVILLMLALTRLIIGSRKW
- the gldG gene encoding gliding motility-associated ABC transporter substrate-binding protein GldG — protein: MVNLDSKKTEDLLRFFVLFAALILANMLGDRFFFRADLTEEQRYTINEATKELLTSLEDPVYVEVYLEGEFPSGFQRLQRSIRETLEEFRAYAGDNIQFKFVDPNLAASASGRQEFYQRLARLGIQPTNLYDTEDGGRTEKLIFPGALVAYGGEETGVLLLKGNQGASPEERLNQSVEGLEYELATAIRKVTGGSKPRIGWLQGHGESDSISYQGVQEVLQEFYRLDKADLTESENLLGYDAIIMAKPRRAFNRDDRYKLDQYVMNGGNLLMFLDGLKVEEDSLNRESYLAFPQDLQLRNMLFRYGVRINEDLIQDLNAAPFPVVTGYMGNQPQIRLLPWPFYPLMNRYSNHPITRNLDAVLGRYVSSVDTVKAEGITKTPLIYTSQYTRVLPAPVEVSYNSMRRDMQPESFQDPAQPVAWLLEGPFTSSFRNRILPQVANSRSYRETGEPAKILVTSDGDLLASQLSPRTRQRVPLGVDPYTQTDFANDDFLLNALAYMLDEDGLIAARNKRISIRPLDAPEVEESALKWQLFNLLTPVIIVVLFGVIRYFYRRNKYATFK
- a CDS encoding DUF4340 domain-containing protein, yielding MNRRQTNMRLLVILGVLIAAIMVLVTTDESRDRVNIQNVSFAVPDTGAIRQVTLFQPDDTVRLERTNSGWQVNGQYPMDANLSNVLLSLLSQVSVQRPVASSQAEEIRQRLDSAGVEVQIITETGEESRFITGGNATQTLSYFLPRQGETPYVVYIPGYDSYVSGLFTIPTQDWRNKTVLNAGPRELQRMAVRYPENPGQNFEITIGDEAISVSNVQRLDTAALFNYLQRATFFEADNYVQPGANAAYDSLARTEPYAIVEIYTLSGREPQQLKLFYRLDEDGYFLGETSEGELVRIQARRLVPVLRQRDFFEKDR
- a CDS encoding class I SAM-dependent RNA methyltransferase, with translation MKRSRIRIQCLPLLGDHLKTEVESMDYKVLNHNATGVEIEGDFEDCIRLNLFLRTATRVLYQLKRFTAKDSKALYDEVFSYSWPRLLRANGYLHVDSFVKHAEVRDTSYPNRVVKDAVVDSLQKYYGRRPDSGPSRHGTVLYLFWTEKEGMIYLDTSGEVIAKHGYRKNPHKAPMMESLAASTILASVWDKKQPFVNPMCGSGTLAIEAALMAKNQPPGLHRDNFGFMHCKWFRRARFEELTDLARRQAGSKGPMPTIIATDRDQRAIRAAEANAAEAGVRDMITFEVCDFRETQLPEEEGVIFMNPEYGERLGEAERLQPTYKAIGDFFKQEAAGYTGYVFTGNMDLAKKIGLRTSRKIPFMNGRIECRLLEYEMYHGSRR